In Modestobacter versicolor, a single genomic region encodes these proteins:
- a CDS encoding glycosyltransferase family 9 protein, producing the protein MTRTVLVARLDNAGDVLLQGPLVRAVAAGAERVVFLASPQGTSAAGLLPGVDSVLTWHCPWIDGAPQPVDAADIAALTERVRAEGVDEAVISTSFHQSPLPLALVLRTAGVARVSAISVDYPGSLLDVRHRVDDDLPEPERALSLARAAGFELPPGDDGRLAVRRPLPAIDQPPGYVVLHPGASVPARAWPAERCAAAVDELTDAGWRVLVTGGPGERQLTAAVAGSRGVDLGGETSLAEMAALLDGAAAVVVGNTGPAHLAAAVGTPVVSLFSPVVPAVRWAPYGVPTVLLGDQSAPCRDTRARECPVPGHPCLSSVTAADVVAAVEKLVTA; encoded by the coding sequence GTGACCCGGACCGTCCTGGTCGCCCGGCTGGACAACGCCGGCGACGTCCTGCTGCAGGGGCCGCTGGTCCGGGCCGTCGCGGCGGGGGCCGAGCGGGTCGTCTTCCTGGCCAGCCCGCAGGGCACCTCGGCGGCGGGCCTGCTGCCCGGCGTCGACAGCGTGCTCACCTGGCACTGCCCCTGGATCGACGGCGCCCCCCAGCCGGTCGACGCCGCCGACATCGCCGCGCTCACCGAGCGGGTCCGCGCCGAGGGCGTCGACGAGGCGGTCATCAGCACCTCGTTCCACCAGTCACCGCTGCCCCTCGCGCTGGTGCTGCGCACCGCCGGGGTGGCCCGGGTCTCCGCGATCAGCGTCGACTACCCCGGCTCGCTGCTCGACGTCCGGCACCGCGTGGACGACGACCTGCCCGAGCCCGAGCGGGCGCTCTCCCTGGCCCGCGCCGCCGGGTTCGAGCTGCCGCCGGGCGACGACGGCCGGCTCGCCGTCCGCCGTCCGCTCCCGGCCATCGATCAGCCGCCGGGCTACGTCGTGCTGCACCCCGGCGCCTCGGTGCCCGCCCGCGCCTGGCCGGCCGAGCGCTGCGCCGCGGCCGTCGACGAGCTCACCGACGCCGGCTGGCGGGTGCTGGTCACCGGCGGGCCCGGCGAGCGGCAGCTGACCGCCGCGGTCGCCGGCAGCCGCGGGGTCGACCTCGGCGGGGAGACGTCGCTGGCCGAGATGGCGGCGCTGCTCGACGGGGCCGCGGCCGTCGTCGTCGGCAACACCGGCCCCGCGCACCTGGCCGCCGCCGTCGGCACCCCGGTCGTGTCGCTGTTCTCCCCGGTCGTCCCGGCCGTGCGGTGGGCGCCCTACGGCGTCCCGACCGTGCTGCTCGGCGACCAGTCCGCCCCCTGCCGGGACACCCGCGCCCGCGAGTGCCCCGTGCCCGGGCACCCCTGCCTGTCCTCCGTCACCGCGGCCGACGTCGTCGCCGCCGTCGAGAAGCTGGTGACCGCATGA
- a CDS encoding HAD-IIIA family hydrolase — translation MTDVLRNCTVVVPTIGRPSLDVLLDALAASTGPRPAELVLVDDRPTGTPLAPDRPGLPPVRVVRTGGGGPAAARNLGWRTARTDWIAFLDDDVVPDPDWYDRLAEDLAALPADVAGTQGRVRVPLPADRRPTDWERGTAGLATSSWITADLAYRRSALAAVGGFDERFPRAFREDSDLALRVMDTGSTLTRGQRWITHPVRPVDRWVSVRVQAGNADDVLMRRLHGPTWRDRADAAVGRRPRHLAVTAAAAGAVGLLAAGRPRAAALAALGWAAGTAEFAWARIAPGPRDRAEVTTMLATSALIPPLATWHFLRGAVQHRRVTRWRGLPDLVLFDRDGTLVHDVPYNGDPDLVRPVDGAREALDELRARGVRVGLVSNQSGVGRGLITPDQVTAVNARLAELLGPFDTVQVCPHTPEDGCDCRKPAPGMVKAACAELDVDPARCLVIGDIGADVGAATAAGAASIIVPTPVTRPQEIAAAPHRAPTLTAAVADVLAGTW, via the coding sequence ATGACGGATGTCCTGCGGAACTGCACGGTCGTCGTGCCGACGATCGGCCGGCCGTCGCTCGACGTCCTGCTCGACGCCCTCGCCGCCAGCACCGGCCCGCGCCCCGCGGAGCTCGTCCTGGTCGACGACCGACCCACCGGCACCCCGCTGGCGCCCGACCGCCCGGGCCTGCCGCCGGTCCGGGTGGTGCGCACCGGCGGCGGTGGCCCGGCGGCGGCCCGCAACCTGGGCTGGCGCACCGCCCGCACCGACTGGATCGCCTTCCTCGACGACGACGTCGTCCCCGATCCCGACTGGTACGACCGGCTCGCCGAGGACCTCGCCGCGCTGCCGGCCGACGTCGCCGGCACCCAGGGCCGGGTCCGGGTCCCGCTGCCCGCGGACCGCCGGCCCACCGACTGGGAGCGCGGCACCGCCGGGCTGGCCACCAGCAGCTGGATCACCGCCGACCTCGCCTACCGCCGGTCGGCGCTGGCCGCCGTCGGCGGGTTCGACGAGCGCTTCCCCCGTGCCTTCCGCGAGGACTCCGACCTCGCCCTGCGGGTGATGGACACCGGCTCCACGCTGACCCGCGGTCAGCGGTGGATCACCCACCCGGTGCGGCCGGTCGACCGCTGGGTGTCGGTGCGCGTGCAGGCCGGCAACGCCGACGACGTGCTGATGCGCCGGCTGCACGGCCCGACCTGGCGTGACCGCGCGGACGCCGCCGTGGGCCGCCGTCCCCGCCACCTCGCCGTCACCGCGGCCGCCGCCGGGGCGGTCGGGCTGCTCGCCGCCGGCCGGCCGCGCGCCGCTGCGCTCGCCGCCCTGGGCTGGGCCGCGGGCACCGCCGAGTTCGCCTGGGCGCGGATCGCCCCGGGCCCGCGGGACCGCGCCGAGGTCACCACCATGCTCGCCACCAGCGCCCTGATCCCGCCGCTGGCCACCTGGCACTTCCTCCGCGGCGCCGTGCAGCACCGCCGGGTCACCCGCTGGCGCGGGCTGCCCGACCTGGTGCTGTTCGACCGCGACGGCACCCTGGTCCACGACGTCCCCTACAACGGCGACCCCGACCTGGTCCGGCCCGTCGACGGCGCTCGCGAGGCGCTCGACGAGCTGCGCGCCCGGGGCGTGCGGGTCGGGCTGGTGAGCAACCAGTCCGGCGTCGGCCGCGGCCTGATCACGCCCGACCAGGTGACGGCGGTCAACGCCCGGCTGGCCGAGCTGCTCGGGCCCTTCGACACCGTCCAGGTCTGCCCGCACACCCCCGAGGACGGCTGCGACTGCCGCAAGCCGGCCCCCGGCATGGTGAAGGCCGCCTGCGCCGAACTCGACGTCGACCCGGCGCGCTGCCTGGTCATCGGCGACATCGGGGCCGACGTCGGTGCCGCCACCGCCGCCGGTGCCGCCTCGATCATCGTGCCGACCCCGGTCACCCGGCCGCAGGAGATCGCGGCCGCCCCGCACCGCGCGCCCACCCTCACCGCGGCGGTGGCCGACGTCCTGGCCGGCACCTGGTGA
- a CDS encoding MarR family winged helix-turn-helix transcriptional regulator — MDQHVNRLHDGAPPRGVPRDVRGLAAAGPSAPETWLRIVQVHDRITRRVDSALHRQHGLSLTGFEVLRRIAESPGERASMGDLAEAVGLSRPGITSTVNRLVDEGLVTRERHGGDRRLLHANLTDVGRERVRAASATHDDLVAHLLTMLGDDAAVVTDALARVSAAARRPH, encoded by the coding sequence ATGGACCAGCACGTGAACCGATTGCACGACGGTGCGCCGCCGCGCGGCGTGCCCCGCGACGTTCGGGGGCTCGCCGCGGCCGGACCGAGCGCGCCGGAGACCTGGCTGCGGATCGTGCAGGTGCACGACCGGATCACCCGCCGGGTGGACTCCGCCCTGCACCGCCAGCACGGCCTCTCCCTCACCGGGTTCGAGGTGCTCCGACGGATCGCCGAGTCGCCGGGCGAGCGCGCCTCGATGGGCGACCTGGCCGAGGCCGTCGGGCTGAGCCGGCCCGGCATCACCAGCACGGTCAACCGGCTGGTCGACGAGGGCCTGGTCACCCGCGAGCGGCACGGCGGTGACCGCCGGCTGCTGCACGCCAACCTGACCGACGTCGGCCGGGAGCGGGTCCGGGCCGCCAGTGCCACCCACGACGACCTCGTCGCCCACCTGCTCACCATGCTCGGGGACGACGCCGCCGTCGTCACCGACGCCCTGGCCCGGGTCTCCGCCGCGGCTCGCCGCCCGCACTGA
- a CDS encoding alpha-hydroxy-acid oxidizing protein: MSSAAGTGRRRQDAIYRAGVYGRHPRVPTVYRALAREARRRLDARAYGYVAGGAGDEDTQRADRTAFDRWAVVPRVLRDVSARDTSVELFGRRLPAPVLLGPVGALELVHPEADLAVARAAAAVGVPMVFSNQASVPMETTAAAMGDSPRWMQLYWSTSDELVESLLGRAEASGCDAVVVTLDTTMLGWRPRDLDLGHLPFALGKGIAQYTSDPVFRGLVAERAAAAAAPATGTAAGPVDRQPRPTLAAVRALVGMARAWPGPLVENLRSPLPRAAVETFLSIYSRPSITWADLAWLRERTRLPIVLKGVLHPDDARRAVDEGVDGLVVSTHGGRQVDRSIAALDALPDVVDAVADRVPVLFDSGVRSGADVLVAVALGARAVLLGRPYAWGLGLAGEAGVRQVVEDVLGEFDLTLGLTGHTAVDQLSREVLRRR, translated from the coding sequence GTGAGCTCAGCGGCGGGGACCGGACGGCGGCGGCAGGACGCGATCTACCGGGCCGGCGTGTACGGCCGGCACCCGCGGGTGCCGACGGTCTACCGGGCGCTGGCCAGGGAGGCCCGGCGCCGGCTGGACGCCCGCGCCTACGGGTACGTGGCCGGTGGCGCCGGCGACGAGGACACCCAGCGGGCCGACCGCACCGCCTTCGACCGGTGGGCCGTGGTGCCCCGGGTGCTCCGGGACGTCAGCGCGCGGGACACCTCCGTCGAGCTGTTCGGACGGCGACTGCCGGCCCCGGTGCTGCTGGGCCCGGTGGGCGCCCTGGAGCTGGTGCACCCCGAGGCCGACCTCGCGGTGGCCCGGGCGGCCGCGGCCGTCGGCGTCCCGATGGTGTTCTCCAACCAGGCGTCGGTGCCGATGGAGACCACGGCCGCGGCGATGGGCGACAGCCCGCGCTGGATGCAGCTGTACTGGTCGACGTCCGACGAGCTGGTCGAGAGCCTGCTGGGCCGGGCCGAGGCCAGCGGCTGCGACGCGGTCGTCGTCACCCTGGACACCACGATGCTGGGGTGGCGCCCGCGCGACCTCGACCTGGGCCACCTGCCCTTCGCGCTCGGCAAGGGCATCGCGCAGTACACCTCCGACCCGGTGTTCCGCGGGCTGGTGGCCGAGCGGGCGGCCGCGGCCGCGGCGCCGGCCACCGGGACGGCCGCCGGGCCGGTCGACCGCCAGCCGCGCCCCACGCTGGCCGCGGTGCGGGCGCTGGTCGGGATGGCGCGGGCGTGGCCGGGGCCGCTGGTGGAGAACCTGCGCTCACCGCTGCCCCGCGCCGCGGTCGAGACCTTCCTGTCCATCTACTCCCGGCCCTCGATCACCTGGGCGGACCTGGCCTGGCTGCGCGAGCGCACCCGGCTGCCGATCGTGCTCAAGGGGGTGCTGCACCCCGACGACGCGCGGCGCGCGGTCGACGAGGGCGTCGACGGGCTGGTGGTGAGCACGCACGGTGGGCGCCAGGTGGACCGCTCGATCGCCGCGCTCGACGCGCTCCCGGACGTGGTGGACGCCGTGGCCGACCGGGTGCCGGTGCTCTTCGACAGCGGGGTGCGCAGCGGCGCCGACGTGCTGGTCGCCGTCGCGCTCGGGGCCCGGGCCGTGCTGCTGGGCCGCCCCTACGCGTGGGGGCTGGGGCTCGCCGGCGAGGCGGGGGTGCGCCAGGTGGTCGAGGACGTGCTCGGCGAGTTCGACCTGACGCTCGGGCTGACCGGGCACACCGCGGTCGACCAGCTGTCGCGCGAGGTCCTCCGCCGGCGCTGA
- a CDS encoding MSMEG_0570 family nitrogen starvation response protein, with translation MPEVEFDVQWPDGSRQWVYSPSTVVEDVFTVGTAYPLAEFVELTRTAMTEASRRVQERYGFPCSRAAATLAGIEGTAARFPDGQVRVAGFRR, from the coding sequence ATGCCCGAGGTCGAGTTCGACGTGCAGTGGCCCGACGGCAGCCGGCAGTGGGTCTACTCCCCCTCGACCGTCGTCGAGGACGTCTTCACCGTCGGCACGGCGTACCCGCTGGCCGAGTTCGTCGAGCTCACCCGGACGGCGATGACCGAGGCCAGCCGCCGGGTGCAGGAGCGCTACGGGTTCCCGTGCTCGCGGGCCGCCGCGACGCTGGCCGGCATCGAGGGCACCGCTGCCCGCTTCCCGGACGGCCAGGTGCGGGTCGCCGGCTTCCGCCGCTAG
- a CDS encoding MBL fold metallo-hydrolase translates to MQRSDVQQVADDVFRVDGGIVNWYLVRDGRDLTLVDAGYPGQADDVESSIRLLGHDPGDVRALLVTHAHVDHIGAAGPLHARYGTPAYCSAAEVPHAHREFLQQATPVQVLANAWRPGVLPWAVRVLRLGGTRPTAVPHARPFPGAGPLDLPGGPVPVATPGHTVGHSAILLPGSGAVLTGDGLVTGHPTSRRTGPQLLPAFFDHDEAATAAALGPLAGLDADLVLPGHGEPWRGRVERAVALARG, encoded by the coding sequence ATGCAGCGCAGCGACGTCCAGCAGGTCGCCGACGACGTGTTCCGCGTCGACGGCGGCATCGTGAACTGGTACCTGGTGCGGGACGGCCGCGACCTCACGCTGGTCGACGCCGGCTACCCCGGCCAGGCCGACGACGTCGAGTCCTCGATCCGGCTGCTCGGGCACGACCCGGGTGACGTGCGGGCGCTGCTGGTCACCCACGCGCACGTGGACCACATCGGTGCCGCCGGTCCGCTGCACGCGCGGTACGGCACGCCCGCGTACTGCAGCGCCGCCGAGGTGCCGCACGCCCACCGCGAGTTCCTGCAGCAGGCCACGCCGGTGCAGGTGCTGGCCAACGCCTGGCGGCCGGGCGTGCTGCCCTGGGCGGTCCGCGTGCTGCGGCTGGGCGGCACCCGGCCCACCGCCGTCCCGCACGCCCGGCCGTTCCCCGGCGCCGGCCCGCTCGACCTGCCCGGGGGGCCGGTGCCGGTGGCCACGCCCGGGCACACGGTCGGGCACAGCGCGATCCTGCTGCCGGGCTCCGGTGCGGTGCTCACCGGCGACGGTCTGGTCACCGGCCACCCCACCTCCCGCCGCACCGGGCCGCAGCTGCTGCCCGCGTTCTTCGACCACGACGAGGCGGCGACGGCGGCGGCCCTCGGCCCGCTGGCCGGCCTGGACGCCGACCTGGTGCTGCCCGGGCACGGCGAGCCCTGGCGCGGACGGGTCGAGCGCGCCGTCGCGCTGGCCCGCGGCTAG
- a CDS encoding SigE family RNA polymerase sigma factor, translating into MARELDDDFAEFVTRWSPALLRVAFLLTSDRGEAEDLLQVALLKTHRHWGRLVDREAAYPYVRRVLVTTHTSWRRRRRVHEVLSDQLPEQPVGEPTAIEAGRALQALEELPPRMRAVVVLRWYEGLTEAETAEALGCSVGSVKSQASRGLARLRQLLDQPTTTVAAPEGAR; encoded by the coding sequence GTGGCACGAGAGCTGGACGACGACTTCGCGGAGTTCGTCACACGATGGTCACCCGCGCTGCTGCGGGTGGCCTTCCTGCTCACCTCCGACCGGGGTGAGGCCGAGGACCTGCTGCAGGTGGCACTGCTCAAGACGCACCGTCACTGGGGCCGGCTGGTCGACCGCGAGGCGGCCTACCCGTACGTGCGCCGGGTGCTCGTGACCACCCACACCAGCTGGCGACGGCGGCGGCGCGTGCACGAGGTGCTCAGCGACCAGCTGCCCGAGCAGCCGGTCGGCGAGCCGACCGCGATCGAGGCGGGCCGGGCGCTGCAGGCGCTCGAGGAGCTCCCGCCGCGGATGCGCGCGGTGGTGGTGCTCCGCTGGTACGAGGGCCTCACCGAGGCCGAGACCGCCGAGGCCCTCGGGTGCTCGGTCGGCTCGGTGAAGAGCCAGGCCTCCCGCGGCCTCGCTCGTCTGCGCCAACTGCTCGACCAGCCCACCACGACCGTCGCCGCCCCGGAGGGAGCACGATGA
- a CDS encoding MFS transporter, whose product MRSYLTVWRLPSAPVLLLSGFAGRLPSSMVPLALLLMVQEQTGSYAVAGGVSATYGIATAIIAPVLGRLADRRSPRVVLLSQSAVYPLLLALVAAVVIADAPVPAMLAAAGAVGASTPLVAGTVRALWSRVDARVRPTAYALDATATELVFVAGPMLVALLAFVASPSIALAIAGVLGVAGALGVATSAPMRSWVPAASGRRPLFATVTTPGMPRILLSGTALMLGIGALEVAVPAFADAAGSPGMSGLLLAVWALGSAGGGLWFGARMISTTLPRQYRWGLLGVTIGLAPLAVVSSPWLLGVLLFLGGTAIAPTLTVQSSLVGSIAPASATTEAFTWLSTVSFGASAIGAAVGGALIETSFGVAGALVLATAAGALAVLVTLLPGRRPTLPTATQRDVVHA is encoded by the coding sequence ATGCGTTCGTACCTCACCGTGTGGCGGTTGCCGTCCGCCCCGGTGCTCCTGCTCTCCGGCTTCGCCGGCCGTCTGCCGTCGTCCATGGTGCCGCTCGCGCTGCTCCTCATGGTGCAGGAGCAGACCGGTTCGTACGCGGTGGCCGGCGGTGTCTCGGCCACCTACGGCATCGCGACCGCGATCATCGCCCCCGTGTTGGGCCGGCTGGCCGACCGCCGCAGCCCCCGGGTCGTCCTGCTGTCGCAGTCCGCGGTCTACCCGCTGCTGCTGGCCCTGGTGGCCGCCGTCGTCATCGCCGACGCCCCCGTCCCGGCCATGCTCGCCGCGGCCGGTGCCGTGGGCGCCAGCACCCCGCTGGTCGCCGGCACCGTGCGCGCGCTGTGGTCGCGGGTCGACGCGCGCGTGCGCCCGACCGCGTACGCGCTGGACGCCACCGCCACCGAGCTCGTCTTCGTCGCCGGGCCGATGCTGGTCGCGCTGCTCGCCTTCGTCGCCAGCCCGTCGATCGCTCTCGCCATCGCCGGGGTGCTCGGGGTCGCCGGCGCCCTCGGCGTGGCCACCAGCGCCCCGATGCGCTCCTGGGTGCCCGCGGCGTCCGGACGGCGTCCGCTGTTCGCCACGGTGACCACGCCTGGCATGCCGCGGATCCTGCTGAGCGGCACCGCGCTGATGCTCGGCATCGGCGCGCTCGAGGTGGCGGTGCCCGCGTTCGCCGACGCCGCCGGCTCCCCGGGCATGAGCGGCCTGCTGCTCGCCGTCTGGGCGCTGGGCTCGGCCGGCGGTGGGCTCTGGTTCGGCGCCCGCATGATCAGCACCACGCTGCCCCGGCAGTACCGCTGGGGCCTGCTCGGCGTCACCATCGGCCTCGCCCCGCTGGCCGTGGTCTCCAGCCCGTGGCTGCTCGGCGTGCTGCTCTTCCTGGGCGGGACGGCCATCGCGCCGACCCTGACGGTGCAGAGCTCGCTGGTCGGCTCTATCGCCCCGGCGTCGGCCACCACGGAGGCGTTCACCTGGCTCTCGACGGTCTCCTTCGGCGCTTCCGCGATCGGTGCCGCGGTCGGCGGGGCCCTGATCGAGACGTCGTTCGGGGTGGCCGGCGCACTGGTGCTGGCCACCGCCGCCGGAGCGCTCGCTGTGCTGGTCACGCTGCTGCCGGGGCGCCGTCCGACGCTGCCGACGGCGACGCAGCGGGACGTCGTGCACGCCTGA
- a CDS encoding CGNR zinc finger domain-containing protein has product MNYDTYGSSAVELAIDLANADRDDPAWVRSFLDSHHEWFTDGTDLSLTPPDAGRVAETSGLVRDVALAESEPDVMARLNALLALASPRPYATDHDGELHLHYARPDADAVEQLTTTVAMGLSQVVVQHGWQRLGVCSAEGCGNVYVDTSRNASRRYCSNTCASRSTVAAYRARQRA; this is encoded by the coding sequence ATGAACTACGACACCTACGGGTCGAGTGCTGTCGAGTTGGCGATCGACCTGGCCAACGCCGACCGCGACGACCCGGCGTGGGTGCGGTCGTTCCTCGACTCGCACCACGAGTGGTTCACCGACGGCACCGACCTGTCGCTGACCCCACCGGACGCCGGGCGGGTCGCCGAGACCTCCGGCCTGGTGCGCGACGTCGCGCTGGCCGAGAGCGAGCCCGACGTCATGGCGCGGCTCAACGCCCTGCTCGCGCTGGCCTCACCCCGGCCCTACGCCACCGACCACGACGGTGAGCTGCACCTGCACTACGCCCGCCCGGACGCCGACGCCGTCGAGCAGCTGACGACGACGGTGGCCATGGGCCTGTCCCAGGTCGTCGTGCAGCACGGCTGGCAGCGATTGGGCGTCTGCTCGGCCGAGGGCTGCGGCAACGTCTACGTCGACACCTCGCGCAACGCCAGCCGCCGCTACTGCTCCAACACCTGCGCCAGCCGCTCGACGGTGGCCGCCTACCGGGCCCGCCAGCGCGCCTAG
- a CDS encoding bifunctional phosphatase PAP2/diacylglycerol kinase family protein has protein sequence MPSPRRWDAMLLERVGRLPTTRVDRWLRRLSTAADHGKLWVLIGAVLGLQRGTFRRAAVRGVGSLAVSSALVNVVLKRLFGRVRPDLAAVQSSRALRRSPHTLSFPSGHSASAAAFAAGVAMESPVAGALIAPVALGVGYSRVHVGVHYPGDVVAGMAVGGAVALATQHWWRVRPTDPARVWSAWDAPALPDGEGLVIAVNPRSGREDYDPAADIAELLPKAEVLELREGAGVSELLSEAAQSGRARALGVAGGDGSVAAAAAVALEFGLPLAVVPAGTLNHFARDLGVATPPEAADAVVRGEAVQVDVAEVNGVPFLNTASIGSYPEMVERRDRLSGRMGKWAALTVAAAQVLRHGSPVELDLNGRRISAWILFVGNGCYVPRGLSPAWRPRLEDRLLDVQYLRADLRFGRTRAVIATLLGISEHSRSYVGFQAPALTVRSLSGPQQVAYDGETGESSTEFVFGKRERLTVYCSR, from the coding sequence GTGCCCTCCCCCCGTCGCTGGGACGCGATGCTCCTCGAGCGCGTCGGCCGGCTGCCCACGACGCGGGTCGACCGGTGGCTGCGCCGGCTGTCCACCGCCGCCGACCACGGCAAGCTGTGGGTGCTGATCGGCGCCGTCCTGGGGCTGCAGCGCGGCACGTTCCGCCGGGCCGCCGTCCGCGGGGTCGGGTCGCTGGCGGTGTCGAGCGCGCTGGTCAACGTCGTCCTCAAGCGGCTGTTCGGACGGGTCCGGCCCGACCTGGCGGCCGTGCAGAGCTCGCGAGCGCTGCGACGGTCACCGCACACGCTGTCCTTCCCCAGCGGGCACTCGGCGTCGGCCGCGGCGTTCGCGGCCGGGGTGGCGATGGAGAGCCCGGTGGCGGGTGCGCTGATCGCTCCCGTGGCCCTGGGCGTGGGCTACTCGCGGGTGCACGTCGGCGTGCACTACCCGGGGGACGTCGTCGCCGGGATGGCGGTCGGCGGGGCGGTGGCGCTGGCCACCCAGCACTGGTGGCGGGTGCGGCCGACCGACCCGGCGCGGGTGTGGAGCGCCTGGGACGCACCGGCCCTGCCGGACGGCGAGGGCTTGGTGATCGCGGTGAACCCCCGCTCGGGACGGGAGGACTACGACCCCGCCGCGGACATCGCCGAGCTGCTGCCGAAGGCCGAGGTGCTGGAGCTGCGCGAGGGCGCCGGGGTGAGCGAGCTGCTGAGCGAGGCGGCGCAGTCGGGGCGGGCTCGGGCGCTCGGGGTGGCCGGGGGTGACGGGAGCGTGGCAGCGGCCGCGGCGGTGGCGCTGGAGTTCGGGTTGCCGCTGGCCGTCGTCCCCGCCGGGACCCTGAACCACTTCGCGCGCGACCTCGGGGTGGCGACGCCGCCGGAGGCCGCGGACGCCGTCGTCCGCGGGGAGGCCGTGCAGGTCGACGTCGCCGAGGTCAACGGGGTGCCGTTCCTGAACACGGCGAGCATCGGCAGCTACCCGGAGATGGTGGAGCGCCGCGACCGGCTGAGCGGGCGGATGGGCAAGTGGGCGGCGTTGACCGTGGCGGCGGCTCAGGTGCTGCGGCACGGGTCACCGGTGGAGCTCGACCTGAACGGACGGCGCATCTCGGCGTGGATTCTGTTCGTCGGGAACGGCTGCTACGTGCCGCGCGGGTTGTCGCCGGCGTGGCGGCCGCGGCTGGAGGACAGGCTGCTCGACGTCCAGTACCTGCGGGCGGACCTGCGGTTCGGGCGGACCAGGGCGGTCATCGCGACGCTGCTGGGGATCAGCGAGCACAGCCGTTCGTACGTGGGCTTCCAGGCGCCGGCGCTGACCGTGCGGTCGCTGTCGGGGCCGCAGCAGGTGGCCTACGACGGGGAGACCGGGGAGTCGTCGACGGAGTTCGTGTTCGGCAAGCGCGAGCGGCTGACCGTGTACTGCTCTCGGTGA
- a CDS encoding DUF6318 family protein produces MRLVRVAAGAVTVIAVLAGCSDGGTANETLPSVSSSAAETSESLPPLGPPDLPMPDEARKQTEAGALAAGKYFAQLTEYSYQSMDPSGLTNLSSECSYCRELAASISEDRTAGYRYEGGGITFRDAGQVVLSGSGAEVAFSLTQGSLQVIAEDGNTLADRSQPTYDVFTSFVMRWDEASEAWLITQVSNS; encoded by the coding sequence ATGCGGCTGGTGCGGGTGGCTGCCGGGGCGGTCACGGTGATCGCCGTGCTGGCCGGGTGCTCGGACGGCGGGACGGCCAACGAGACCCTGCCGTCGGTCTCCAGCAGTGCAGCGGAGACCAGCGAGAGCCTCCCACCCCTCGGCCCGCCCGATCTGCCCATGCCGGACGAAGCCCGCAAGCAAACCGAGGCTGGCGCCCTGGCGGCCGGCAAATACTTCGCCCAATTGACTGAGTATTCGTACCAAAGCATGGACCCGTCCGGTCTAACAAATCTGAGCAGCGAGTGCTCCTATTGTCGAGAACTGGCAGCATCGATATCTGAAGATCGGACCGCCGGATACCGGTACGAAGGCGGCGGGATAACCTTTCGAGATGCTGGTCAGGTGGTATTGAGCGGCAGTGGAGCCGAAGTGGCTTTTAGCCTGACGCAAGGCTCTCTGCAGGTGATCGCTGAGGATGGCAACACGCTCGCGGACCGGAGTCAGCCGACGTACGACGTATTCACATCTTTCGTGATGCGCTGGGACGAGGCGTCCGAAGCCTGGCTCATCACGCAAGTCTCCAATTCATGA
- a CDS encoding DoxX family protein yields MLVRRIARPMLAGTFIYGGIQTLRNPQSRVPGAAPIVEQLTEIAEKQLPVHVSHDVEQWVKINAGVHVGAGALLALGRFPRFSALALATSLVPTTFAGHRFWEHTDPKEKFGQTSNFLKNTSMLGGLLLAAVDTEGKPSVGWRAKKTAGAAAAAAEASYEKASKKAAKAQKRASKQAKKLKP; encoded by the coding sequence ATGTTGGTCCGCCGGATCGCCCGGCCCATGCTCGCCGGCACGTTCATCTACGGGGGGATCCAGACCCTCCGCAACCCGCAGAGCCGGGTTCCCGGCGCCGCGCCGATCGTCGAGCAGCTCACCGAGATCGCCGAGAAGCAGCTGCCCGTCCACGTGTCGCACGACGTCGAGCAGTGGGTGAAGATCAACGCCGGCGTGCACGTCGGCGCCGGCGCCCTGCTCGCCCTGGGCCGGTTCCCCCGCTTCTCCGCGCTGGCCCTGGCCACCTCGCTGGTGCCCACGACGTTCGCCGGCCACCGCTTCTGGGAGCACACCGACCCCAAGGAGAAGTTCGGCCAGACCAGCAACTTCCTCAAGAACACCTCGATGCTGGGCGGGCTGCTGCTCGCCGCCGTCGACACCGAGGGGAAGCCGTCGGTCGGCTGGCGCGCGAAGAAGACCGCCGGCGCTGCGGCCGCCGCCGCCGAGGCCAGCTACGAGAAGGCCTCGAAGAAGGCCGCCAAGGCGCAGAAGCGGGCCAGCAAGCAGGCCAAGAAGCTCAAGCCCTGA